The following proteins are co-located in the Papaver somniferum cultivar HN1 unplaced genomic scaffold, ASM357369v1 unplaced-scaffold_128, whole genome shotgun sequence genome:
- the LOC113331712 gene encoding uncharacterized protein LOC113331712, producing the protein MSPPACDGIETPSTTTSCCCRCEEEEEVVKPDGQNCLHCKIIDQPSSSSCFIRSDKELEKLRRILIASVKGFSIGAGLKGGLSIFSILARFKKTKLSPTQRKAGMVSNGEAIIKAVKETLRYGLFLGAFAGTFSSVDEFIAAVGGHRRTAGWRALLAGAIAGPTMLMTGPNTDHTSLAIYILMRAAVLASRCGIKSKRFGGICKPLTWAHGDIFLMCLSSSQILSAYILKQDSLPHSYKSFLNTHGGKHAAILQGIKEIASGMPLTNLDGIEKHYKSMGVNIKLDPQMKVPCTIVHGNQSCQSHILSFLRQAYARALPVYLPVYLFPALIVHRQDLLKRPFTILGKGLFGTARSSLFLSVYCSSAWMWTCILFRAFKTCNIPMVAMGTFPPGLALAIEKKSRRIEISLYCFARAIESFFTCMIDAGILPKSKKLNRADVLIFSLSTAIIMHCYAQEREVFRSKYLNVLDWVFGVPPPTSETPRGKQN; encoded by the exons ATGTCTCCTCCGGCATGTGATGGAATTGAAACTCCGTCAACCACAACTAGCTGTTGCTGTAGatgcgaagaagaagaagaagttgttaaaccggaTGGGCAGAACTGTCTACATTGTAAAATAATTGatcaaccttcttcttcgtcGTGTTTTATTAGATCTGATAAAGAGCTTGAAAAGTTAAGGAGAATTTTAATAGCTTCGGTAAAGGGTTTTTCAATTGGAGCGGGTTTAAAGGGTGGACTTTCTATCTTCTCTATTCTTGCTCGTTTTAAGAAAACTAAATTATCTCCTACTCAAAG GAAGGCGGGGATGGTTTCAAATGGTGAAGCAATTATTAAAGCAGTCAAGGAGACCCTAAGATATGGATTATTTCTTGGTGCATTTGCTGGCACATTTTCTTCAGTTGATGAATTCATAGCTGCTGTTGGAGGACATCGTAG GACGGCAGGTTGGAGAGCATTGTTAGCTGGGGCAATTGCAGGTCCTACGATGCTTATGACTGGTCCTAATACAGATCATACAAGTTTGGCCATATATATTCTGATGAGAGCTGCTGTTTTAGCTTCTCGGTGTGGAATTAAAAgcaaaagatttggaggaatttgtAAACCACTTACTTGGGCTCATGGTGACATTTTTCTCATGTGTTTGTCTTCTTCACAAATCCT GTCTGCTTACATATTGAAGCAAGACAGTTTACCTCATTCATACAAGTCCTTTCTAAATACACACGGTGGAAAGCATGCTGCTATCCTCCAAGGCATTAAAGAGATTGCAAGTGGGATGCCTTTGACTAATTTGGACGGGATAGAGAAGCATTATAAGTCCATGGGTGTGAACATCAAACTGGATCCTCAAATGAAAGTTCCCTGTACG ATTGTACATGGAAACCAATCTTGTCAGTCACATATTTTATCCTTCCTTCGTCAAGCTTATGCAAGAGCCTTGCCTGTTTATCTTCCAGTATATTTATTCCCAGCACTAATAGTACATCGTCAAGACCTATTGAAAAG GCCTTTTACAATTTTAGGAAAGGGTCTATTCGGCACTGCGAGGTCTAGCTTGTTCCTATCAGTTTACTGTTCATCAGCTTG GATGTGGACTTGCATTCTATTCAGAGCTTTTAAGACATGCAATATACCGATGGTGGCAATGGGAACA TTCCCTCCTGGCCTGGCATTGGCGATCGAGAAGAAGAGCAGACGGATTGAAATATCTCTCTACTGCTTTGCACGAGCTATTGAGAGCTTCTTCACATGCATGATTGATGCAGGTATTCTTCCAAAATCAAAGAAATTAAATAGAGCCGATGTGCTGATATTCAGCTTGTCAACAGCCATTATCATGCACTGCTATGCACAAGAAAGGGAAGTTTTTCGATCCAAGTACTTGAACGTTCTTGATTGGGTTTTCGGAGTTCCTCCTCCAACAAGTGAAACACCTCGAGGCAAACAAAACTGA